From a region of the Fischerella sp. JS2 genome:
- a CDS encoding TldD/PmbA family protein codes for MWSELTKAIANINLPADWLGIRVVKDTSAHHAVRDGLPQRNGKSVTTGAMLEVMVDGCIGYAATNSLQLMSLQNTAKKAYQQALTAKQWWVHPFQVTSERPKVVGEYVSPFVEPLNSLSAGEINDLLVRICQSLKVSEQIVKTTAGANTGERETWFVSSNGSEVYQKFLFLSTHYGAIAQDGAIVQQRTNNGWEANYFQGGMELLQPENLWQRVQRIGEEAVELLTAEECPTTRTNLVLAPDQMMLQIHESVGHPLELDRILGDERNYAGGSFVNKSDFGVLVYGSPLMNITFDPTVSGESASYGYDDTGAVATREYLIKEGVLLRGLGSLESQKRAGVPGVACARACSWNRPAIDRMANLNLEPGEASFEEIIADIEHGVYMESNRSWSIDDRRYKFQFGCEYAKLIENGKLTKTLRNPNYRATTPEFWHSLTKVGNSSTWEMYGTPYCGKGEPNQAIWVGHGSPVCQFANVEVFGGGA; via the coding sequence ATGTGGTCTGAACTCACAAAAGCGATCGCTAACATCAATCTTCCTGCTGATTGGCTCGGTATCCGAGTAGTTAAAGACACCTCTGCTCATCATGCTGTCCGTGATGGCTTACCCCAACGCAACGGTAAATCTGTCACCACAGGCGCCATGCTAGAAGTCATGGTTGATGGCTGTATCGGCTATGCAGCTACTAATTCTCTCCAACTGATGAGTCTACAAAACACTGCGAAAAAAGCGTATCAACAAGCACTAACAGCTAAGCAGTGGTGGGTACATCCTTTTCAAGTCACAAGTGAACGTCCGAAAGTGGTTGGTGAATACGTTTCACCTTTTGTTGAACCATTAAATAGTCTTAGTGCTGGAGAAATCAACGATTTACTAGTCCGGATCTGCCAATCACTAAAAGTTTCTGAGCAAATTGTGAAAACTACGGCTGGCGCTAACACTGGCGAAAGAGAAACATGGTTTGTCAGCAGTAATGGCTCAGAAGTATATCAAAAATTTTTGTTTCTCAGTACCCATTACGGAGCGATCGCCCAAGATGGAGCGATCGTGCAGCAGCGCACTAACAATGGTTGGGAAGCAAACTATTTCCAAGGTGGTATGGAATTACTCCAACCAGAAAATCTCTGGCAAAGGGTACAGCGAATAGGGGAAGAAGCAGTAGAACTGTTAACAGCAGAAGAATGTCCCACCACACGTACTAATTTGGTATTAGCCCCAGACCAAATGATGTTACAAATTCATGAAAGTGTGGGACATCCCCTCGAACTAGACAGAATTTTAGGAGATGAGCGCAACTACGCTGGCGGTAGCTTTGTGAACAAAAGTGATTTTGGGGTTTTGGTGTATGGTTCTCCCTTGATGAATATCACCTTTGATCCCACTGTTTCCGGTGAATCAGCTAGTTATGGTTACGATGACACTGGTGCTGTAGCAACACGAGAGTATTTAATCAAAGAAGGTGTGCTATTGCGGGGTTTAGGTAGTTTGGAAAGTCAAAAAAGAGCAGGTGTCCCGGGAGTAGCCTGTGCGCGTGCTTGTTCTTGGAACCGACCTGCCATTGACCGGATGGCAAACTTAAATTTAGAACCAGGTGAAGCTTCTTTTGAAGAAATTATTGCTGACATAGAACACGGCGTTTACATGGAATCTAATCGATCTTGGTCAATCGACGATCGCCGTTATAAATTTCAATTTGGTTGTGAGTACGCTAAATTAATTGAGAACGGTAAGTTAACTAAAACCTTGCGTAATCCTAACTATCGAGCTACAACTCCGGAATTTTGGCACAGCTTAACTAAAGTCGGAAACTCCTCAACTTGGGAAATGTACGGTACTCCGTACTGTGGTAAAGGAGAACCAAATCAAGCTATTTGGGTAGGACATGGTTCACCCGTTTGTCAATTTGCTAACGTCGAAGTATTCGGTGGTGGCGCTTGA
- a CDS encoding TldD/PmbA family protein translates to MKHEELSTLEVSFNQLINTLLLKKAATEEFTVKLNSERSQFTRFNHAKVRQTGIVADGWIDLTLMQDQRSSFRQIPFTGNWEIDWQVTYKALQELREELPLLPLDPYLVLPSGTNTSREIHTGNLLVEEAVVPEVLESVAELDFTGFYAGGTVVNAYADSCGQKHWFATDSFTLDYSIFNSKGQAVKGIFAGSDWHQQAYIHKIQEAKKQLELLARPIKQLPRGKYRTYFAPAAVADLLMMLSWGGTSEADLQQGNSALAALSRGEKQLSSKFNLRENFQRGTVPRFNEWGEMAALELQIITQGILVNTLINSRTAKEYQKTANGANSYESLRAPEISPGNLEFDRTLPSLDTGLYVSNLHYLNWSDRPTGRITGMTRYACFWVENGEIIAPIDNLRFDDSLYRFWGENLLDFTNFQEFIPEVGTYEGRQLGGSMVPGMLVEDFTYTL, encoded by the coding sequence ATGAAACACGAGGAATTATCTACTTTAGAAGTCAGCTTTAACCAACTGATTAATACTCTCTTGCTTAAAAAAGCAGCAACTGAAGAATTCACTGTCAAATTAAATAGTGAACGTAGTCAATTTACTCGTTTCAATCATGCCAAAGTCAGACAAACAGGTATAGTTGCTGATGGCTGGATTGACCTCACTTTAATGCAAGACCAGCGCAGTAGTTTTCGTCAAATTCCTTTTACTGGCAATTGGGAAATAGATTGGCAAGTAACATATAAAGCTTTGCAAGAACTACGTGAAGAACTTCCCTTGCTACCTTTAGATCCTTATTTAGTATTGCCATCAGGAACTAATACTAGTCGCGAAATTCACACTGGTAATTTATTAGTTGAAGAAGCAGTAGTTCCGGAAGTTTTAGAATCAGTGGCAGAATTAGATTTCACTGGCTTTTATGCTGGGGGAACTGTTGTTAATGCTTATGCCGATTCTTGTGGTCAAAAACACTGGTTTGCTACTGATTCTTTTACCTTAGATTATTCTATATTTAACTCTAAAGGACAAGCTGTTAAAGGTATATTTGCAGGTAGTGATTGGCATCAACAAGCTTATATCCACAAAATCCAAGAAGCAAAAAAGCAACTAGAATTACTGGCTCGTCCAATCAAGCAATTACCACGGGGGAAATATAGAACTTATTTTGCACCAGCCGCAGTCGCTGATTTATTAATGATGCTTTCTTGGGGTGGTACAAGCGAAGCTGATTTACAACAGGGAAATAGTGCTTTAGCTGCTCTTTCGCGTGGAGAAAAACAACTTTCTTCTAAGTTTAATCTCAGAGAAAACTTTCAACGAGGAACAGTACCCCGTTTTAATGAATGGGGAGAAATGGCAGCGCTAGAATTACAAATCATTACTCAAGGAATTTTAGTAAATACTTTGATAAATTCTCGTACTGCTAAGGAATATCAAAAAACTGCTAACGGTGCTAATAGTTATGAATCTTTACGTGCGCCAGAAATCAGTCCGGGTAATTTAGAATTTGACCGAACTCTACCCAGTTTGGATACAGGATTATATGTATCAAACTTGCATTACTTAAATTGGAGCGATCGCCCTACAGGTAGAATTACAGGTATGACCCGCTATGCTTGTTTTTGGGTAGAAAATGGTGAGATTATCGCACCAATAGATAATTTGCGGTTTGACGATAGTCTTTATCGCTTTTGGGGTGAAAATTTACTCGATTTTACCAATTTTCAAGAATTTATCCCTGAAGTCGGGACTTATGAAGGTCGGCAACTTGGAGGTAGTATGGTTCCTGGCATGTTGGTGGAAGATTTTACTTATACATTGTAA
- a CDS encoding putative quinol monooxygenase, translating to MTNTIRVIARVNALPEKIEDIKAVLLEIIEPTRQENGCIKYELLQNQSEPTEFTFVEEWTSHDALDAHLASAHIQTAAAKLQDLVANEIDIRRYSLLA from the coding sequence ATGACTAATACAATTCGTGTAATTGCCCGTGTAAATGCTTTGCCAGAAAAAATTGAAGATATCAAAGCAGTCTTATTAGAAATAATTGAACCTACTCGCCAGGAGAATGGTTGTATAAAGTATGAATTGCTGCAAAATCAGTCTGAACCCACAGAATTTACCTTTGTAGAAGAATGGACTTCTCATGACGCTTTAGACGCTCATCTTGCTTCAGCACATATTCAAACAGCAGCAGCTAAATTGCAAGACTTGGTTGCTAATGAAATAGATATCCGTCGCTACAGTCTGTTAGCCTGA
- the mtnB gene encoding methylthioribulose 1-phosphate dehydratase — translation MNSPTLTDVRLELITAARHFYQQGWMVGTAGNLSARLSDGSFWITASGKSKGELAIDDFVRIYPDGRVEQPTKDSKPSAETAIHQVVYHLFPEATSCYHIHSVEANLVSRFVNGDALPLPPLEMLKGLGVWQENPDCVMPIFANHLQVQQIATEIKARFSNTPSQLPALLIRDHGVTVWASSCTEARNYIELVEYIFRYMVAARGVLGGV, via the coding sequence ATGAACAGCCCAACCCTAACCGACGTCCGTCTTGAGTTAATCACTGCTGCCCGTCACTTTTACCAACAGGGTTGGATGGTAGGAACAGCAGGTAATCTCTCAGCACGTTTATCTGATGGTAGCTTCTGGATTACAGCTAGTGGGAAGTCGAAAGGAGAATTAGCAATTGATGACTTTGTGCGAATTTATCCTGATGGTAGGGTAGAACAACCCACAAAAGACTCCAAGCCTAGTGCTGAAACTGCCATTCACCAGGTTGTTTATCACCTTTTTCCAGAAGCTACAAGTTGCTATCATATCCACTCGGTGGAAGCAAATCTGGTTTCACGGTTTGTAAATGGGGATGCTTTACCCTTACCACCACTAGAAATGCTCAAAGGACTTGGGGTATGGCAAGAAAACCCTGATTGCGTGATGCCTATATTTGCTAATCATTTACAGGTTCAGCAGATTGCAACTGAGATCAAAGCCAGATTTAGCAACACTCCCTCACAATTGCCAGCCCTACTCATACGCGATCACGGTGTCACAGTTTGGGCCTCTTCCTGCACAGAAGCTCGTAACTACATTGAGCTAGTAGAATATATCTTCCGTTATATGGTTGCAGCACGGGGAGTTTTGGGGGGGGTGTGA
- a CDS encoding HAD-IB family phosphatase, whose protein sequence is MKRIIFCDFDGTITVSETFVAVLKRFAPQLSAQLIPEMYAQRLTLRAGVRQILESIPSACYPEILEFTRKEPIRPGFTELLDFLEAEKVPLVVVSGGLRGMVEVVLGKLVPRIHAIHAVDVDTKGEYLHPNSEFEGGTELVAKVQVMEKYPADEKIAIGDSLTDLNMALATPIVFARDRLAYYLAENQKPYIPWQDFLEVREYLAQLWNSV, encoded by the coding sequence ATGAAACGGATCATTTTTTGCGACTTTGACGGTACTATTACGGTATCAGAAACCTTTGTGGCTGTGCTGAAGCGTTTCGCGCCTCAGCTTTCTGCCCAACTGATACCAGAAATGTATGCACAGCGACTGACATTACGCGCAGGAGTCAGGCAGATTTTGGAGTCAATTCCATCTGCTTGCTATCCGGAAATTTTAGAATTTACCCGTAAAGAGCCAATTCGTCCGGGGTTTACAGAACTATTGGATTTTTTAGAAGCAGAGAAAGTACCTTTGGTAGTAGTTTCTGGGGGACTGCGGGGAATGGTGGAAGTTGTGTTAGGCAAACTAGTGCCACGCATTCATGCTATTCACGCTGTTGATGTTGATACCAAAGGTGAGTATTTGCACCCTAATTCCGAGTTTGAAGGTGGGACAGAATTAGTTGCGAAAGTGCAAGTAATGGAAAAGTATCCAGCAGATGAGAAAATAGCTATTGGAGATTCGCTGACTGATTTAAATATGGCATTAGCTACACCGATAGTATTTGCTCGCGATCGCCTAGCGTATTATCTCGCAGAAAATCAAAAACCTTACATTCCCTGGCAAGATTTTTTAGAAGTGCGCGAATATCTAGCACAATTGTGGAATTCTGTCTAG
- a CDS encoding 1,2-dihydroxy-3-keto-5-methylthiopentene dioxygenase: protein MAILQLEDGKVYTDLTDISRELASLNIQLNYWPVGEGSQLHELLAKDSLNEDEKEQVLVALDQYFEQLQQTAGYQSRDLIVLHPATPNLDGLLTKFDKIHTHADDEVRYVVAGEGIFGFVRPDGTQVELTVQPQEYINVPAGTEHWFYLTPERRVKAVRYFTNTEGWFPEYTGTPIHRRQAVA from the coding sequence ATGGCGATATTACAACTAGAAGACGGCAAAGTATATACTGACCTAACAGATATTTCCCGCGAACTAGCATCCCTCAACATTCAACTCAATTATTGGCCTGTAGGAGAAGGTTCCCAATTACACGAGTTACTGGCAAAAGATAGCCTCAACGAAGATGAAAAAGAACAAGTGTTAGTAGCTTTGGATCAGTATTTTGAGCAGTTGCAACAAACAGCAGGCTATCAATCGCGTGATTTAATTGTTCTTCATCCAGCAACTCCCAACTTGGACGGATTGCTGACAAAGTTTGACAAAATTCATACTCATGCAGATGATGAAGTACGCTACGTTGTTGCTGGAGAAGGCATTTTTGGCTTTGTGCGTCCTGATGGCACTCAGGTAGAATTAACAGTGCAACCACAAGAGTATATCAATGTGCCTGCTGGGACTGAACACTGGTTTTATCTCACACCAGAGCGACGAGTAAAAGCAGTACGTTATTTTACCAATACAGAAGGCTGGTTTCCTGAATATACGGGTACACCAATTCACAGGCGTCAGGCTGTTGCTTAA
- the mrdA gene encoding penicillin-binding protein 2, which translates to MSLLQSPLASNNKQSRTVGRGVQSIFLIVFTLLMTNGILARLIYLQIVQGPTHRERAESNRIRLLHKQPERGNIFDRDGKLLATTRYPHSVYLWPMAHKNKDSWSKVGPRLSQILNIPLDEIEKKLEEAKKEPNYSGLVRIKRDLSLDEITALKEYETELENVEIHTDAVRYYPHGKEFAHVLGYTRELTSEQLQQKRNEGYRLRDVIGQMGVEKAYEDLLRGEWGGQQLEVDGSGRPLRILGQKQAKAGADLRLTLDADLQLAAAKALGDRNGTIIAMNPHNGAILAMVSHPTFDPNVFSKPKASQKELEEILLGANHPLLNRALRAYPPASTFKIVTTTAGLESGEFSPDTILPTYGSLNFGGTRFNEWNHAGFGPVGFARAIAMSSDTFFYQVGARVGGPTLIEWTRKYGFGQKTGFEFTSEESKGFVPDEAWKQKTWKMPWTVGDSVNMSIGQGALLATPLQVGVMFAVPANGGYRVQPHLLEDNKQAKSWREPVNMKPSTVQVLRDGLRKVVSEGTGKALNVPTLPPVAGKTGTAEAWQRYGVKANHAWFGGYAPADKPEILVVAFAEHSGGGGGSVAGPMALQVMENYFHKKYPGKYNKP; encoded by the coding sequence ATGTCCTTATTACAATCTCCTCTAGCCAGTAATAATAAACAATCACGAACCGTTGGACGGGGTGTACAGTCTATATTTTTGATTGTGTTTACCCTGTTAATGACAAACGGTATTCTAGCGCGGTTGATATATTTGCAAATTGTTCAAGGCCCTACTCACCGAGAAAGGGCCGAGTCTAATCGAATTCGGCTTTTACATAAACAACCAGAAAGGGGTAATATTTTTGACCGTGATGGCAAACTTTTAGCTACTACTCGCTATCCTCATTCTGTATATTTATGGCCGATGGCTCACAAGAACAAGGATTCGTGGTCGAAAGTAGGGCCACGTTTATCCCAAATTCTTAATATTCCTTTAGACGAGATAGAAAAGAAACTCGAAGAAGCTAAGAAAGAACCTAACTATTCTGGATTAGTGCGGATCAAACGCGACTTAAGTTTAGATGAAATCACCGCTCTCAAAGAGTATGAAACCGAACTGGAAAATGTCGAAATACATACAGACGCAGTTCGTTATTATCCACATGGTAAAGAATTTGCTCATGTACTAGGATATACTCGGGAATTGACATCAGAACAGTTGCAGCAAAAAAGAAACGAAGGCTACCGTCTTAGAGATGTGATTGGTCAGATGGGAGTCGAGAAGGCTTATGAGGACTTACTTCGGGGTGAATGGGGTGGCCAGCAATTGGAAGTAGATGGTAGCGGACGTCCATTACGGATTTTGGGACAAAAACAAGCAAAAGCTGGTGCGGATCTGCGATTAACCCTAGATGCAGATTTGCAATTGGCAGCAGCAAAAGCTTTAGGCGATCGCAATGGAACTATCATCGCCATGAATCCCCACAACGGCGCCATCTTAGCAATGGTGTCTCACCCCACCTTTGACCCCAATGTTTTCTCCAAGCCAAAAGCTTCTCAAAAAGAATTGGAAGAAATTTTGTTGGGTGCCAACCATCCTTTACTCAATCGTGCTTTGAGAGCCTATCCCCCAGCAAGTACATTTAAAATTGTCACTACTACCGCCGGGTTAGAGTCGGGTGAATTTTCTCCTGATACAATACTGCCAACCTATGGTTCTCTAAATTTTGGCGGTACTCGCTTTAATGAGTGGAACCATGCTGGATTTGGACCAGTAGGATTTGCACGAGCGATCGCTATGAGTAGCGATACCTTTTTCTATCAAGTTGGTGCCAGAGTTGGTGGTCCTACTTTAATTGAATGGACGCGCAAGTATGGATTTGGTCAAAAAACCGGGTTTGAATTTACCTCAGAAGAATCAAAAGGTTTTGTTCCTGATGAAGCATGGAAACAGAAAACCTGGAAAATGCCTTGGACTGTAGGTGACTCTGTAAATATGTCCATTGGTCAAGGAGCGCTACTTGCCACTCCTTTGCAAGTTGGTGTAATGTTTGCTGTACCTGCTAATGGTGGTTACAGAGTTCAACCCCATTTACTCGAAGACAATAAGCAAGCCAAATCTTGGCGTGAGCCAGTCAATATGAAACCCTCCACAGTCCAAGTTCTGCGGGATGGACTGCGAAAGGTAGTAAGTGAAGGTACGGGTAAAGCGCTAAATGTGCCGACTCTTCCTCCTGTCGCTGGTAAAACAGGAACCGCCGAAGCTTGGCAACGTTACGGTGTCAAAGCCAATCATGCATGGTTTGGTGGTTATGCTCCCGCCGACAAACCAGAAATTTTGGTTGTAGCATTTGCAGAACATTCCGGTGGTGGCGGTGGTAGCGTTGCTGGGCCAATGGCGTTACAAGTGATGGAAAATTATTTTCACAAGAAATATCCAGGTAAATACAATAAACCTTAG
- a CDS encoding polysaccharide deacetylase family protein → MTYSKTHPVVNPPKSKNLPLSLAVSFVIVLFLLIFQDTATVIPILGFHGVINNKNFVTQLEQGRMDYPQKDLEKFLEYLLTNDYWFLSSQDLYEILSNQNHRNSDLFVKKKPIMISFDDGYKTVYTNLLPILKRLEKKYDKKVKVVLFINPGALSKKGSINSPNLSCQELREGLQQGFFDIQSHGLNHKNLTRLSNKNLIKEILESQNQLRKCTHNLDPQQKVASHFAYPYGAYNQRVKKYVSKYYLSGYLYNNKLLNRTFLKNQYEIPRLTVNRQESVKNLIEKFDTTFDEKLLKLLDKKVSQEKIKPEE, encoded by the coding sequence ATGACTTACAGCAAAACTCATCCAGTTGTGAATCCTCCAAAAAGTAAAAATTTACCTCTGAGTTTGGCTGTCAGTTTTGTTATTGTTTTGTTTCTTTTAATTTTTCAGGATACTGCTACTGTCATCCCGATTTTGGGGTTTCATGGTGTAATTAACAATAAAAATTTTGTTACTCAACTTGAACAAGGTAGGATGGATTATCCCCAAAAAGATTTAGAAAAATTTTTAGAATACTTACTGACCAACGATTATTGGTTTCTAAGTTCACAAGATTTATATGAGATTCTATCAAATCAAAATCATCGAAATTCAGATTTATTTGTGAAAAAAAAGCCTATTATGATTTCTTTTGATGATGGCTATAAAACAGTATACACAAATTTACTACCTATATTAAAAAGATTAGAAAAAAAGTATGACAAGAAAGTAAAAGTAGTTTTATTTATCAATCCAGGTGCTTTATCTAAGAAAGGTAGTATTAATTCCCCTAATCTAAGCTGTCAGGAATTAAGAGAAGGCTTACAACAAGGTTTTTTTGATATTCAATCTCATGGTTTAAATCATAAAAATTTAACAAGGCTAAGTAATAAAAACTTGATTAAGGAAATCTTAGAATCCCAGAATCAATTAAGAAAATGTACACATAATTTAGATCCGCAACAAAAAGTAGCTTCACATTTTGCATATCCTTATGGTGCTTATAATCAACGAGTTAAAAAATATGTATCTAAATATTATTTGTCAGGTTATTTGTACAATAATAAGCTTTTGAATAGAACTTTTTTAAAAAATCAGTATGAAATACCCCGTTTAACAGTTAATCGGCAAGAATCAGTCAAAAATTTAATAGAAAAATTTGATACGACATTCGATGAAAAATTACTCAAACTTTTAGATAAAAAAGTTAGTCAAGAAAAAATTAAACCTGAAGAATAA
- a CDS encoding DUF5009 domain-containing protein translates to MQPNNSINNTSLKRYYALDALRGFAILAMILSGTISYEILPAWMYHAQEPPPNHIFNPNLPGLTWVDIVFPIFLFSMGSAIPLSILNRLAKGLTKTQIIFYIFRRGLLLGIFAIFLQHIRPLTINKTPTTQTWWIALLGFLILFLVFVRWPKNQKIRQYAILITPIAWVAASILVCVINYPEGNGFSVLRSDIILIVLTNMAIFGSLAWLFTKNNWLLRFGLLGFLIALRLSATVQGSWIAVFWQASPIPWIFQFDYLKYLLIVIPGTIAGDLIVDSLGIYLSDQQEVVNQSKWWSLRFYSITFLMLAICITLLIGLQARLLWQTSLVCVVLCLIGWFLFINLTSKQERLIKYFYQWGVYLLILGLLFEPFENGIKKDPATFSYFFVTTAIAFFLLIIFTVIIDILKQRQCLQLLIANGQNPMMGYVAFGNLVWPILKLTHLEALILPYTHTPLTGFLKGVVYTLIIAIFVSLCTKLKLFWRT, encoded by the coding sequence ATGCAGCCAAATAATAGTATTAATAATACTAGTTTAAAACGTTACTATGCATTGGATGCACTACGTGGATTTGCAATTTTGGCAATGATTTTATCAGGTACTATTAGTTATGAAATTTTACCAGCTTGGATGTACCATGCTCAGGAGCCACCACCAAATCATATTTTTAATCCTAATCTGCCGGGATTAACTTGGGTAGATATTGTATTTCCCATTTTCTTATTTTCTATGGGATCTGCTATTCCTTTATCTATATTAAACCGTTTAGCTAAAGGATTAACAAAAACACAAATAATTTTTTATATTTTCAGGCGAGGATTATTACTAGGAATATTTGCAATTTTCCTACAACATATTAGACCTTTAACAATTAATAAAACTCCAACTACACAAACTTGGTGGATAGCTTTACTGGGTTTTTTGATACTTTTTTTAGTTTTCGTGAGGTGGCCTAAAAACCAAAAAATCAGACAATATGCTATTTTGATTACCCCTATTGCTTGGGTAGCTGCTAGTATTCTTGTTTGTGTAATTAACTATCCAGAGGGAAATGGTTTTTCAGTTTTGAGAAGTGATATTATTCTGATTGTTCTGACAAATATGGCTATTTTTGGCTCATTAGCTTGGTTATTTACCAAGAATAATTGGCTGTTACGTTTTGGGTTGTTAGGTTTTTTAATTGCTTTACGACTATCTGCAACTGTTCAAGGAAGTTGGATTGCAGTGTTTTGGCAAGCATCGCCTATTCCTTGGATTTTTCAGTTTGATTATTTGAAGTATTTATTGATTGTGATTCCTGGAACTATTGCTGGTGATTTAATTGTAGATTCATTAGGAATTTATTTATCAGATCAACAAGAAGTAGTAAATCAATCAAAATGGTGGAGTTTACGTTTTTACAGTATTACTTTTTTGATGTTAGCTATTTGTATAACCTTACTAATTGGTTTGCAAGCTAGATTATTATGGCAAACAAGTTTAGTGTGTGTAGTACTTTGTTTGATTGGCTGGTTTTTATTTATTAATTTGACTAGTAAACAAGAAAGATTAATTAAATATTTTTACCAATGGGGAGTTTATTTGTTGATACTTGGTTTACTATTTGAACCCTTTGAAAATGGCATTAAAAAAGACCCTGCTACATTTAGTTATTTTTTTGTAACTACTGCGATCGCATTCTTTTTATTAATTATTTTTACTGTAATTATAGATATTTTGAAGCAACGTCAATGTTTGCAGCTACTGATTGCTAACGGTCAGAATCCTATGATGGGTTATGTGGCTTTTGGCAATCTTGTTTGGCCTATTTTGAAATTAACTCATCTTGAAGCGTTAATTTTACCTTATACTCATACTCCTTTAACAGGATTTCTTAAAGGAGTTGTTTATACTCTCATAATTGCTATTTTTGTGAGTTTGTGTACTAAGTTAAAATTATTTTGGCGGACGTAA